Proteins encoded together in one Porites lutea chromosome 2, jaPorLute2.1, whole genome shotgun sequence window:
- the LOC140927317 gene encoding chondroitin sulfate synthase 1-like — MPAVNTMAIRQVIFLFLGLICGFHVTLFVRQNQCHLTYKRNSRPNTQGQELGNRNFLFVGVITAEQLVKTRAKAVYDTWGKHIPGKLTFFSSGDAGKEIGLPIVSLPGVDDTYPPLKKSLMMIKYMHDFHVDDYEWFMRADDDVYVRNDKLIRFLQSLNSSDDIHLGHAGTGAKEEMGMLSMEPGDNYCIGGPGVILSRSVLKKVAPHLEYCLETAPTSHEDIEVGRCIQRYTGIPCTWALEMRTLFFHHYTEKGKVFHGKLYTRSIKEAITLHPIKQPAYMHRLHVHFMNSKIEHLQHKAVELQRILRNMDRLIQADGKRLVPQEKNSLQNIKDFHHKLAKNYSEQWDMFTANSYYFDVKLRSPGTGIRGALKTELTHLLESTIDQLKEESRRTSHAGNKNVHKIKYGYRRVHPIYGVQYVLQLTVKTQRKIRDDKLKKTRTISTLNDRVFHSQRPLGNVLYRAEPGYDMSPYVHFLVPLEGRLETFRRFMKNFEQVCLKPLLRVKLLVAYSSSVSSPDEHKAVLKEYQDKYPLAGLTWLDVPGNFSRGIAMTLAADQYEKTALLFLCDVDLIFSKEFIDRCRMNTALGKQVFYPIMYSQFDPKLSHTSNNKPDKYYNINEGGGIWRTYSYGPACMYGQDLHAVGGFDTSIKGWGWEDVDLYQKFINHTEYEVLRAADPGLIHVYHPVNCDPNLPDRQMTLCQGSKASGIANQKELLEAMLSVSTQKHNGNNS, encoded by the exons ATGCCTGCTGTCAACACAATGGCCATTCGTCAAGTCATATTTCTATTTCTCGGATTAATTTGTGGTTTCCATGTTACGCTGTTTGTTCGCCAGAATCAATGCCATTTAACTTACAAACGGAACTCGCGACCAAATACTCAAGGACAAGAACTTGGCAACCGCAATTTCTTATTTGTTGGTGTCATAACAGCAGAGCAGCTAGTAAAAACGCGAGCAAAGGCTGTGTATGATACTTGGGGCAAACATATTCCTGGTAAATTGACCTTTTTTTCTAGTGGTGACGCAGGAAAAGAGATCGGACTGCCAATCGTGAGCTTACCGGGCGTCGATGATACATATCCTCCGCTAAAAAAATCCTTGATGATGATTAAATACATGCACGATTTCCATGTGGATGACTATGAGTGGTTCATGCGAGCGGATGATGATGTTTATGTTCGAAACGATAAGTTAATTCGCTTCTTACAGTCATTAAACAGTTCGGATGATATTCACCTAGGGCACGCTGGCACAGGTGCGAAGGAAGAAATGGGAATGTTGAGTATGGAACCAGGTGATAACTACTGTATTGGTGGACCTGGAGTTATACTGAGTAGAAGCGTTTTGAAAAAGGTGGCACCACATTTGGAGTACTGTCTAGAAACAGCACCAACATCACATGAAGACATTGAGGTTGGACGCTGCATACAGCGTTACACAGGAATTCCTTGCACTTGGGCCCTCGAG ATGCGCACCCTTTTCTTTCACCACTACACAGAGAAAGGGAAGGTGTTCCATGGTAAATTGTACACGAGGAGTATTAAGGAGGCCATCACCCTTCACCCTATCAAACAACCGGCATATATGCACCGCTTACATGTACACTTTATGAACTCAAAAATTGAACATCTCCAACATAAAGCCGTTGAACTGCAGAGGATTTTAAGGAACATGGATCGACTGATACAGGCAGATGGAAAAAGGCTCGTTCCTCAGGAAAAAAACAGTCTTCAGAACATTAAAGATTTTCATCATAAACTGGCCAAAAACTACTCTGAACAATGGGACATGTTTACTGCTAACTCGTACTACTTTGATGTTAAGTTACGATCCCCTGGGACTGGCATTCGTGGAgcattaaaaacagaattaacGCATTTACTAGAAAGTACAATTGACCAGTTAAAAGAAGAGTCCCGAAGGACTTCCCACGCTGGAAATAAAAAcgttcataaaataaaatatggtTACAGACGTGTCCACCCCATCTACGGCGTTCAGTATGTCTTGCAACTTACAGTTAAAACGCAGAGGAAAATCCGTGATgataaacttaaaaaaactagGACAATTTCTACTCTCAACGACAGAGTGTTTCACAGCCAACGGCCATTGGGTAACGTGCTGTATAGAGCTGAACCCGGTTACGACATGTCTCCTTATGTACACTTCCTTGTTCCTTTGGAAGGACGCTTAGAAACGTTTCGTCGCTTCATGAAGAACTTTGAGCAGGTCTGTCTCAAACCTTTACTAAGAGTAAAGCTTTTAGTGGCATATTCGTCGTCCGTTTCTTCCCCAGATGAACACAAAGCCGTATTAAAGGAATATCAAGATAAATATCCCTTAGCGGGACTTACTTGGCTCGATGTCCCGGGTAACTTTTCCCGCGGGATAGCAATGACGCTCGCAGCAGATCAATATGAAAAAACAGCTTTGTTGTTCTTATGTGACGTTGATTTGATATTCAGCAAAGAGTTTATTGACCGGTGCCGAATGAACACAGCTCTTGGAAAACAAGTTTTTTACCCAATAATGTACAGCCAGTTTGATCCCAAGTTATCGCACACTTCTAACAACAAACCTGACAAGTATTACAACATAAATGAAGGTGGAGGAATTTGGAGGACATACTCGTACGGACCTGCTTGTATGTATGGTCAAGATTTGCACGCTGTTGGAGGTTTCGATACCAGCATCAAAGGCTGGGGATGGGAAGATGTTGATTTATATCAAAAATTTATCAATCATACAGAGTATGAGGTGTTAAGAGCAGCCGATCCCGGACTTATTCATGTTTATCATCCGGTAAACTGTGATCCAAATCTACCGGATCGTCAAATGACTCTGTGTCAAGGATCAAAAGCATCTGGAATAGCCAATCAAAAGGAATTATTAGAGGCTATGCTTTCAGTATCTACACAAAAACACAACGGTAACAATAGCTAA
- the LOC140927316 gene encoding uncharacterized protein isoform X1: MDSRRSNSPVKRDTSQASVSSSSSIGEKHINLLGEVSNINTEKKDSKLVEQVQNMALESGNRVSNHLTTSVKNKSEMFEEEEEGELDYEEDEGEIPGTHDERNGVKNDTDGDKEEGELEEDDDEEEGEEGQILSDEDDKGTASEKKSQENQDLTVTETDGPEEGEVIEEGDSPGSQSLRRKVCRYFTHGGCTWGMSCRFLHPGLNDKGAYQMLPIPGQYPSPFPKAPTAGPAVHPETMVQAHGMTSLPGQDDGQMEDEFSDRMHLIPEVAAPPKKETAWERGLKLAKEIKKAAQKRKEEDADFQEKRMVLGITADENDDENDKENLIRRREMVRATRLEKESVFDEGDMRHRSRGGGDIVTRWRDKKQPSPDRERDRRKRRGNRSPSSSPERDRRNRRRGGEKEKHKGKVKETLRERDKQRTKTTAKETEKKHEEKVKKQKEKESDGGKEKPVAEEGKSETAVIQEKPTDVKEQASLAEKQEIKSEDKKIDDEKKKRLPQEKIADFELKSEREAGKKDELLEGDEREKPRAKALGISSSRLPNDEWIDPWQRVTSPKRHSASSRSSRSHSSSSSSDSSRSSRSRSRSGSESRSTSRSTSRSRSRSVSESPSRSSSRSRSGSRSHSRSRSGSVASASDHSSSSGSSKEVKAAAADEGGEEKDAQQASHDSSESESESEKSESKSKSPTPAARKSPAKPKTSPDKGPPRSPPRTPPVESSSSSYRNAKDGGKNRYEYSRAEKIQKWQEGMVRQGSPWDRRVERTSRRPVDGSYSRDRAHNSRRKRSPELRRRSRSPRSRNEERRRPEDGRTRERSSSADSMEHALARPSSPRATRERGGMHRESSVSSSGSDSASSETGSESEEERHPVRTRRAGPEADQVKQAPIVPLSSGNIRYTGHKDIKLTLNKSVTRTENREPPKSQSQHSLPARTDPSGEKLQTTTKKRTRDPSPVPEHTKEIVSSSVASQSTNKPDKRSVNSQAEAVTSGKANSANTSSRREELLRELKAVEDAIARKRARIE; this comes from the exons ATGGACTCCAGACGAAGCAATTCCCCAGTAAAAAGGGACACTTCACAAGCAAGTGTGTCATCATCAAGCTCCATAGGAGAAAAACATATCAATTTGTTAGGAGAAGTAAGCAACATAAACACTGAAAAAAAGGACAGTAAACTTGTTGAGCAGGTTCAAAACATGGCTCTTGAAAGTGGCAACAGGGTTAGTAATCACTTAACGACAAGTGTCAAGAACAAGTCTGAAATGTttgaggaggaggaagagggtGAACTTGATTATGAAGAGGATGAAGGAGAAATCCCTGGAACACATGACGAGAGAAATGGGGTGAAAAATGATACAGATGGAGATAAAGAGGAAGGGGAGCtagaagaagatgatgatgaggaggaagGCGAAGAGGGACAAATTCTTTCAGATGAGGATGATAAG GGAACAGCATCAGAAAAGAAATCTCAGGAAAACCAAGATTTAACAGTGACAGAG ACTGATGGCCCAGAAGAAGGTGAAGTTATTGAAGAAGGAGACTCGCCAG GGAGCCAGTCTCTAAGAAGAAAGGTCTGCAGATATTTTACACATG GTGGCTGTACCTGGGGAATGTCTTGCAGATTCCTTCATCCAGGCCTGAATGACAAAG GTGCCTATCAAATGCTGCCTATTCCTGGCCAGTACCCAAGCCCTTTTCCTAAAGCTCCAACAGCTGGCCCAGCTGTTCATCCTGAAACCATGGTACAAGCTCATGGGATGACATCTTTACCAGGCCAAGATGATGGACAGATG GAAGATGAATTTTCCGATCGAATGCACTTGATTCCAGAAGTAGCAGCTCCACCCAAGAAAGAAACAGCATGGGAGAGGGGACTGAAACTAGCCAAGGAA ATAAAGAAAGCTGCCCAGAAGCGAAAAGAAGAAGATGCTGACTTTCAGGAGAAGCGCATGGTGTTAGGTATTACAGCagatgaaaatgatgatgaaaatgataaaGAAAACTTAATTCGGCGGCGTGAGATGGTGCGAGCCACCAGGCTGGAGAAGGAGTCGGTGTTTGATGAAGGTGACATGAGGCATCGCAGCAGAGGTGGAGGAGACATAGTAACAAGATGGAGAGACAAAAAGCAACCATCTCCCGACCGG GAACGCGACAGGAGAAAACGAAGAGGAAATCGTTCACCGTCATCATCTCCTGAAAG GGACAGACGAAATAGAAGAAGAGGTGGAGAGAAGGAAAAACATAAAGGGAAAGTCAAGGAAACTTTGCGAGAACGAGATAAGCAACGAACAAAAACAACGGCGAAGGAGACGGAAAAGAAACACGAGGAGAAAGTTAAAAAGCAGAAGGAAAAAGAGTCAGACGGCGGGAAAGAAAAACCGGTCGCGGAGGAAGGTAAAAGCGAGACTGCAGTCATACAAGAGAAACCCACTGATGTAAAAGAACAAGCGAGTTTAGCCgagaaacaagaaataaaatctgaagataaaaaaattgatgatgaaaagaagaaaaggctGCCTCAGGAAAAAATTGCGGACTTTGAATTAAAATCCGAAAGGGAGGCAGGAAAGAAAGATGAATTACTTGAAGGTGATGAAAGAGAAAAACCCAGGGCAAAAGCACTTGGAATCTCAAGCTCTCGCCTTCCTAACGATGAGTGGATTGATCCATGGCAGAGAGTAACCTCGCCAAAGCGACACTCAGCATCATCGCGCAGCTCCCGTAGCCActcttcatcatcttcatcgGATTCCTCGCGCTCCTCGCGGTCCCGCTCACGCTCCGGATCAGAGTCACGTTCCACATCACGATCCACTTCACGTTCACGGTCACGCTCAGTTTCAGAATCACCCTCAAGGTCATCTTCGCGATCGCGCTCAGGTTCGCGATCACACTCGCGTTCACGATCCGGCTCAGTTGCATCAGCAAGCGATCATTCAAGTTCCTCAGGTAGCAGTAAAGAAGTAAAGGCTGCAGCAGCAGATGAAGGAGGTGAAGAGAAAGATGCACAACAAGCTTCACACGATTCATCAGAATCAGAATCAGAATCAGAGAAATCAGAATCTAAATCCAAATCACCTACACCAGCAGCGCGAAAAAGCCCTGCTAAACCTAAAACCTCCCCTGACAAAGGACCCCCCCGGAGCCCACCCCGTACCCCACCAGtggaatcatcatcatcatcctacCGCAATGCTAAAGACGGTGGGAAAAATCGTTATGAGTATAGTCGagcagaaaaaatacaaaaatggcaGGAAGGAATGGTGCGTCAGGGATCACCGTGGGATCGGCGAGTGGAAAGGACCTCAAGGAGACCAGTGGATGGTTCTTACAG TAGAGATCGTGCGCATAATTCTCGGAGGAAAAGAAGTCCAGAGTTGCGAAGAAGATCGCGGTCACCTCGGTCCAGG AATGAAGAACGACGGCGACCGGAAGACGGAAGAAC gCGAGAACGTTCTTCTAGTGCTGACAGTATGGAGCATGCTTTAGCTCGCCCCAGTTCTCCCCGTGCAACAAGAGAAAGAGGTGGAATGCACCGCGAGTCCAGTGTTTCATCCAGCGGTAGTGATAGTGCAAGCAGTGAAACTGGAAGTGAATCAGAGGAGGAGCGCCACCCGGTCAGAACACGCCGAGCGGGGCCTGAGGCCGACCAGGTCAAGCAAGCGCCGATCGTGCCTCTATCAAGTGGGAACATTCGATATACCGGTCATAAAGATATAAAGCTCACTCTAAATAAG TCCGTAACAAGAACAGAGAACAGGGAACCACCCAAGTCACAATCCCAGCATTCACTTCCCGCAAGGACAGACCCGAGCGGTGAAAAACTTCAGACAACAACTAAAAAGCGAACACGTGACCCGTCGCCAGTCCCAGAACATACTAAGGAGATTGTTTCATCGTCTGTCGCTTCCCAGTCCACTAACAAACCCGACAAACGGTCGGTGAATTCGCAAGCTGAAGCAGTAACGTCTGGTAAAGCAAATTCGGCAAATACTTCTTCAAGGAGAGAGGAACTTCTTCGCGAGCTCAAGGCTGTCGAGGACGCTATAGCTAGAAAACGAGCTAGAATTGAATAG
- the LOC140929154 gene encoding uncharacterized protein, whose translation MSDHSKRWKTVYEGPIAKSVKFVKMLSLTTAATMFIVAPLTIFFGKQAAPLPLKVCLVIFLCSLGSGSTALLHWVSKPYVRKMEFNPQEKRFAVETLSLFAARKRAEFSVDDITVYPDNRAFSTFEAHGVKYFIHTELVEAQQILHFIEEWKAGYKTSLESNFQKP comes from the coding sequence ATGTCTGACCACTCAAAACGTTGGAAAACTGTATATGAAGGACCTATTGCCAAATCTGTAAAGTTTGTTAAGATGCTGTCTTTAACCACAGCCGCGACGATGTTTATAGTTGCTCCTCTAACGATTTTCTTTGGCAAGCAAGCGGCTCCGTTGCCTTTGAAGGTGTGCTTGGTCATATTTCTCTGTTCGCTTGGAAGTGGTTCAACAGCGCTCCTTCATTGGGTCAGCAAaccgtacgtgcgtaaaatggAGTTCAATCCACAAGAAAAACGCTTTGCTGTAGAGACGTTGTCTTTATTTGCTGCGCGGAAAAGAGCTGAGTTCTCTGTGGATGACATAACTGTTTACCCTGACAACCGTGCGTTTTCTACCTTTGAAGCTCATGgagtaaaatattttattcacaCGGAGCTCGTAGAAGCtcaacaaattttgcacttcaTTGAAGAGTGGAAGGCAGGGTACAAAACATCCCTGGAGTCTAATTTTCAGAAACCATAA
- the LOC140927316 gene encoding uncharacterized protein isoform X2 — protein sequence MDSRRSNSPVKRDTSQASVSSSSSIGEKHINLLGEVSNINTEKKDSKLVEQVQNMALESGNRVSNHLTTSVKNKSEMFEEEEEGELDYEEDEGEIPGTHDERNGVKNDTDGDKEEGELEEDDDEEEGEEGQILSDEDDKGTASEKKSQENQDLTVTETDGPEEGEVIEEGDSPGSQSLRRKVCRYFTHGGCTWGMSCRFLHPGLNDKGAYQMLPIPGQYPSPFPKAPTAGPAVHPETMVQAHGMTSLPGQDDGQMEDEFSDRMHLIPEVAAPPKKETAWERGLKLAKEIKKAAQKRKEEDADFQEKRMVLGITADENDDENDKENLIRRREMVRATRLEKESVFDEGDMRHRSRGGGDIVTRWRDKKQPSPDRERDRRKRRGNRSPSSSPERDRRNRRRGGEKEKHKGKVKETLRERDKQRTKTTAKETEKKHEEKVKKQKEKESDGGKEKPVAEEGKSETAVIQEKPTDVKEQASLAEKQEIKSEDKKIDDEKKKRLPQEKIADFELKSEREAGKKDELLEGDEREKPRAKALGISSSRLPNDEWIDPWQRVTSPKRHSASSRSSRSHSSSSSSDSSRSSRSRSRSGSESRSTSRSTSRSRSRSVSESPSRSSSRSRSGSRSHSRSRSGSVASASDHSSSSGSSKEVKAAAADEGGEEKDAQQASHDSSESESESEKSESKSKSPTPAARKSPAKPKTSPDKGPPRSPPRTPPVESSSSSYRNAKDGGKNRYEYSRAEKIQKWQEGMVRQGSPWDRRVERTSRRPVDGSYRDRAHNSRRKRSPELRRRSRSPRSRNEERRRPEDGRTRERSSSADSMEHALARPSSPRATRERGGMHRESSVSSSGSDSASSETGSESEEERHPVRTRRAGPEADQVKQAPIVPLSSGNIRYTGHKDIKLTLNKSVTRTENREPPKSQSQHSLPARTDPSGEKLQTTTKKRTRDPSPVPEHTKEIVSSSVASQSTNKPDKRSVNSQAEAVTSGKANSANTSSRREELLRELKAVEDAIARKRARIE from the exons ATGGACTCCAGACGAAGCAATTCCCCAGTAAAAAGGGACACTTCACAAGCAAGTGTGTCATCATCAAGCTCCATAGGAGAAAAACATATCAATTTGTTAGGAGAAGTAAGCAACATAAACACTGAAAAAAAGGACAGTAAACTTGTTGAGCAGGTTCAAAACATGGCTCTTGAAAGTGGCAACAGGGTTAGTAATCACTTAACGACAAGTGTCAAGAACAAGTCTGAAATGTttgaggaggaggaagagggtGAACTTGATTATGAAGAGGATGAAGGAGAAATCCCTGGAACACATGACGAGAGAAATGGGGTGAAAAATGATACAGATGGAGATAAAGAGGAAGGGGAGCtagaagaagatgatgatgaggaggaagGCGAAGAGGGACAAATTCTTTCAGATGAGGATGATAAG GGAACAGCATCAGAAAAGAAATCTCAGGAAAACCAAGATTTAACAGTGACAGAG ACTGATGGCCCAGAAGAAGGTGAAGTTATTGAAGAAGGAGACTCGCCAG GGAGCCAGTCTCTAAGAAGAAAGGTCTGCAGATATTTTACACATG GTGGCTGTACCTGGGGAATGTCTTGCAGATTCCTTCATCCAGGCCTGAATGACAAAG GTGCCTATCAAATGCTGCCTATTCCTGGCCAGTACCCAAGCCCTTTTCCTAAAGCTCCAACAGCTGGCCCAGCTGTTCATCCTGAAACCATGGTACAAGCTCATGGGATGACATCTTTACCAGGCCAAGATGATGGACAGATG GAAGATGAATTTTCCGATCGAATGCACTTGATTCCAGAAGTAGCAGCTCCACCCAAGAAAGAAACAGCATGGGAGAGGGGACTGAAACTAGCCAAGGAA ATAAAGAAAGCTGCCCAGAAGCGAAAAGAAGAAGATGCTGACTTTCAGGAGAAGCGCATGGTGTTAGGTATTACAGCagatgaaaatgatgatgaaaatgataaaGAAAACTTAATTCGGCGGCGTGAGATGGTGCGAGCCACCAGGCTGGAGAAGGAGTCGGTGTTTGATGAAGGTGACATGAGGCATCGCAGCAGAGGTGGAGGAGACATAGTAACAAGATGGAGAGACAAAAAGCAACCATCTCCCGACCGG GAACGCGACAGGAGAAAACGAAGAGGAAATCGTTCACCGTCATCATCTCCTGAAAG GGACAGACGAAATAGAAGAAGAGGTGGAGAGAAGGAAAAACATAAAGGGAAAGTCAAGGAAACTTTGCGAGAACGAGATAAGCAACGAACAAAAACAACGGCGAAGGAGACGGAAAAGAAACACGAGGAGAAAGTTAAAAAGCAGAAGGAAAAAGAGTCAGACGGCGGGAAAGAAAAACCGGTCGCGGAGGAAGGTAAAAGCGAGACTGCAGTCATACAAGAGAAACCCACTGATGTAAAAGAACAAGCGAGTTTAGCCgagaaacaagaaataaaatctgaagataaaaaaattgatgatgaaaagaagaaaaggctGCCTCAGGAAAAAATTGCGGACTTTGAATTAAAATCCGAAAGGGAGGCAGGAAAGAAAGATGAATTACTTGAAGGTGATGAAAGAGAAAAACCCAGGGCAAAAGCACTTGGAATCTCAAGCTCTCGCCTTCCTAACGATGAGTGGATTGATCCATGGCAGAGAGTAACCTCGCCAAAGCGACACTCAGCATCATCGCGCAGCTCCCGTAGCCActcttcatcatcttcatcgGATTCCTCGCGCTCCTCGCGGTCCCGCTCACGCTCCGGATCAGAGTCACGTTCCACATCACGATCCACTTCACGTTCACGGTCACGCTCAGTTTCAGAATCACCCTCAAGGTCATCTTCGCGATCGCGCTCAGGTTCGCGATCACACTCGCGTTCACGATCCGGCTCAGTTGCATCAGCAAGCGATCATTCAAGTTCCTCAGGTAGCAGTAAAGAAGTAAAGGCTGCAGCAGCAGATGAAGGAGGTGAAGAGAAAGATGCACAACAAGCTTCACACGATTCATCAGAATCAGAATCAGAATCAGAGAAATCAGAATCTAAATCCAAATCACCTACACCAGCAGCGCGAAAAAGCCCTGCTAAACCTAAAACCTCCCCTGACAAAGGACCCCCCCGGAGCCCACCCCGTACCCCACCAGtggaatcatcatcatcatcctacCGCAATGCTAAAGACGGTGGGAAAAATCGTTATGAGTATAGTCGagcagaaaaaatacaaaaatggcaGGAAGGAATGGTGCGTCAGGGATCACCGTGGGATCGGCGAGTGGAAAGGACCTCAAGGAGACCAGTGGATGGTTCTTACAG AGATCGTGCGCATAATTCTCGGAGGAAAAGAAGTCCAGAGTTGCGAAGAAGATCGCGGTCACCTCGGTCCAGG AATGAAGAACGACGGCGACCGGAAGACGGAAGAAC gCGAGAACGTTCTTCTAGTGCTGACAGTATGGAGCATGCTTTAGCTCGCCCCAGTTCTCCCCGTGCAACAAGAGAAAGAGGTGGAATGCACCGCGAGTCCAGTGTTTCATCCAGCGGTAGTGATAGTGCAAGCAGTGAAACTGGAAGTGAATCAGAGGAGGAGCGCCACCCGGTCAGAACACGCCGAGCGGGGCCTGAGGCCGACCAGGTCAAGCAAGCGCCGATCGTGCCTCTATCAAGTGGGAACATTCGATATACCGGTCATAAAGATATAAAGCTCACTCTAAATAAG TCCGTAACAAGAACAGAGAACAGGGAACCACCCAAGTCACAATCCCAGCATTCACTTCCCGCAAGGACAGACCCGAGCGGTGAAAAACTTCAGACAACAACTAAAAAGCGAACACGTGACCCGTCGCCAGTCCCAGAACATACTAAGGAGATTGTTTCATCGTCTGTCGCTTCCCAGTCCACTAACAAACCCGACAAACGGTCGGTGAATTCGCAAGCTGAAGCAGTAACGTCTGGTAAAGCAAATTCGGCAAATACTTCTTCAAGGAGAGAGGAACTTCTTCGCGAGCTCAAGGCTGTCGAGGACGCTATAGCTAGAAAACGAGCTAGAATTGAATAG